From Phragmites australis chromosome 5, lpPhrAust1.1, whole genome shotgun sequence, a single genomic window includes:
- the LOC133918899 gene encoding uncharacterized protein LOC133918899, with product MSDRRRYKEKPRDRDRDRDVDRHRDRDRDREKDRDRDRHRERERERERKRSRSRSPSADRDRSHRRHSHSHRGRSSPSPDAGRHKRRREASPAAAEHHKEDKNTDPPAGPKGGSGGGEAAAAAGDGDVDAEELEMMKMMGIPFGFDSTKGKHVPDADVSGVRVITKRQPRQYMNRRGGFNRPLPPERNR from the coding sequence ATGTCCGACCGCCGCCGCTACAAGGAGAAGCCCCGCGACCGTGACAGGGACCGCGATGTCGACCGCCATCGCGACCGGGATCGCGACCGGGAGAAGGATCGCGACCGGGACCGCCACcgcgagcgcgagcgcgagcgcgagcggAAGCGCTCCCGGTCCCGCTCCCCGTCGGCGGACCGGGACCGCTCCCACCGCCGCCACTCCCACTCCCATCGCGGCCGCTCGTCCCCCTCCCCCGACGCCGGTCGCCACAAGCGCCGCCGCGAGGcgtcccccgccgccgccgaacaCCACAAGGAAGACAAGAACACCGATCCTCCCGCTGGTCCCAAGGGTGGGAGCGGcggaggggaggcggcggcggcagcgggcgATGGGGACGTGGACGCGGAGGAGCTcgaaatgatgaagatgatgggcATCCCCTTCGGGTTCGACTCCACCAAGGGGAAGCACGTGCCCGACGCTGACGTCAGCGGCGTGCGCGTCATCACCAAGCGGCAGCCGCGGCAGTACATGAACCGCCGCGGCGGGTTCAACCGGCCCCTGCCGCCAGAGCGCAACCGCTGA